A window of the Lactuca sativa cultivar Salinas chromosome 5, Lsat_Salinas_v11, whole genome shotgun sequence genome harbors these coding sequences:
- the LOC111909718 gene encoding zinc finger BED domain-containing protein RICESLEEPER 2-like: MEDTPCPDVIVITADDGDIDIAATMDDLAGGIEQANAAKNEEQIPFTKRKRKKTSEVWEHFRDIKLEDRTEMCECIHCKEKIKKLKEGTTIPLLRHVAKDCPILKGKREVQGQLNLKMFPGKSDASSMVRTWKFDNSRMREVISHMLMIHELPFNFVEYDLFNVVMKEANPAFNKISCASIREDYSDFKLHKNILSFVDVPPPYSGVCIYDSLFKCLKEWNIETKVATLTVDNARTNDVVAKKLRENLNLQEKLVLGGTLFHVRFCAHILNLLVQDGLAKIEPIIHNVRESVKHVNASPGRLHIFSELAKQLSMSKKHLIQDVSTRWNATYAMLSNALEFKEVFVNYADRESTYKNLPSSEYPTSNLFLSELFGIKKALDAVALDGSEYMKSMAIKMKTKLDKYWGDCNLLISIGAALDPRYKMKLIDFSFRAIYSDNEAPRQMQIVQDTLYLLFEEYVDAHKASVVASSSSGTNSGVAALKSSFASLTRRLGRGLKTGTTKYDQHIRSVDSFTASKSELDTYLEDRVYIGEPGADFDALAWWKENNLKFRILSKMAADILAISVTIVASESAFSAGGRVIDPHRCSLGRNMVDMLICGADWYRHYYGLERKKNKKNEDILKLNKRTRTSLCSCSFGSFTALGVGVLWHDSLHGRRQPMNEQLCKRSTMTLRLIPFVGEEAT, from the exons ATGGAAGACACTCCTTGTCCTGATGTTATTGTTATTACAGCTGATGATGGAGATATCGATATAGCTGCAACAATGGATGACCTTGCTGGTGGTATAGAACAAGCAAATGCAGCTAAGAATGAAGAACAAATTCCATTTACTAAAAGAAAACGGAAAAAGACTTCAGAAGTTTGGGAACATTTTCGTGATATTAAGTTGGAGGACAGAACAGAAATGTGTGAATGTATCCACTGTAAAGAAAAAATAAAGAAACTAAAAGAAGGAACAACCATACCATTGCTTAGGCATGTTGCGAAAGATTGCCCGATTTTAAAAGGAAAACGAGAAGTACAAGGTCAGTTAAATTTAAAGATGTTTCCAGGAAAGTCGGATGCTTCGTCAATGGTTAGAACTTGGAAATTTGATAATTCTAGGATGAGAGAGGTTATTTCTCATATGCTTATGATCCACGAGTTGCCTTTTAACTTTGTTGAGTATGATTTGTTTAATGTGGTAATGAAAGAAGCTAATCCCGCATTTAACAAGATATCGTGTGCATCAATTAGAGAagatt ATTCTGATTTTAAGCTTCATAAAAATATCTTGAGTTTTGTTGATGTGCCTCCACCTTATTCCGGAGTATGTATATATGATTCTCTCTTTAAGTGTCTAAAAGAGTGGAATATTGAAACAAAGGTTGCTACGTTAACGGTGGATAATGCTAGAACTAATGATGTAGTGGCTAAGAAGTTGAGGGAAAACTTGAATCTTCAAGAAAAACTTGTTCTTGGGGGAACGTTGTTCCATGTACGATTTTGTGCGCATATACTCAATTTGCTTGTTCAAGATGGTCTAGCAAAAATTGAACCTATTATTCACAATGTTCGTGAAAGTGTGAAACATGTGAATGCGTCCCCTGGTCGATTGCATATCTTTAGTGAGCTAGCTAAACAACTTTCAATGTCAAAGAAGCATTTGATTCAAGATGTTTCTACTCGATGGAATGCTACATATGCTATGTTGTCTAATGCTTTGGAGTTCAAAGAAGTGTTTGTAAATTATGCCGATCGAGAGTCCACATATAAAAATTTGCCAA GTTCTGAATATCCTACATCCAACTTATTTCTTAGCGAGTTGTTTGGAATAAAGAAAGCTTTGGATGCAGTAGCTTTAGATGGAAGTGAATATATGAAATCAATGGCCATTAAAATGAAGACAAAATTGGACAAATATTGGGGTGATTGTAATTTGTTGATCTCAATTGGTGCGGCTTTGGATCCAAG GTATAAAATGAAATTGATCGACTTCTCTTTCAGGGCCATATATTCTGACAATGAGGCTCCTCGACAAATGCAAATAGTTCAGGATACTTTGTATCTATTATTCGAAGAGTATGTTGATGCCCATAAAGCATCGGTTGTTGCTTCATCAAGTAGTGGAACAAACAGTGGTGTTGCCGCTCTCAAGAGTAGTTTTGCTTCGTTAACCAGACGATTGGGTAGAGGTCTTAAAACTGGGACAACTAAATATGATCAACATATTAGAAGTGTCGATAGTTTTACTGCATCAAAATCAGAACTTGATACTTATTTGGAAGATAGAGTTTACATTGGTGAACCAGGTGCAGATTTTGATGCATTGGCATGGTGGAAAGAGAACAATTTGAAGTTTAGAATTCTTTCCAAAATGGCTGCCGATATCTTGGCAATTTCGGTCACTATTGTGGCGTCTGAGTCTGCTTTTAGTGCTGGTGGGAGGGTTATTGATCCACATCGTTGTTCTTTAGGAAGAAACATGGTAGATATGCTTATTTGTGGAGCTGATTGGTATAGACATTATTATGGGTTAGAGAGAAAGAAAAACAAG AAAAATGAGGATATT TTAAAGTTAAACAAACGAACACGAACAAGCCTCTGTTCGTGTTCATTTGGTTCGTTTACAGCCCTAGGCGTAGGTGTTTTGTGGCATGACTCTCTTCACGGACGAAGACAACCAATGAATGAGCAACTTTGCAAACGGTCAACAATGACATTGCGTTTAATTCCATTTGTAGGTGAAGAAGCAACTTGA